Proteins encoded together in one Peribacillus asahii window:
- the pdxS gene encoding pyridoxal 5'-phosphate synthase lyase subunit PdxS — MSKLVGTETVKRGMAQMQKGGVIMDVVNAEQARIAEAAGAVAVMALERVPSDIRAAGGVARMADPRIVEEVLNAVSIPVMAKARIGHIVEARVLEAMGVDYIDESEVLTPADEEFHILKSEYTVPFVCGCRDLGEAARRIGEGASMLRTKGEPGTGNIVEAVRHMRKVQAQVRKVTVMSDDELMTEAKNLGAPYEVLKQIKEAGKLPVVNFAAGGIATPADAALMMQLGADGVFVGSGIFKSENPEKFASSIVQATTYYTDYELIGKLSKELGSPMKGIDISKLNPQERMQERGW; from the coding sequence ATGAGTAAATTAGTAGGAACTGAGACTGTTAAACGAGGAATGGCCCAAATGCAAAAAGGCGGCGTTATTATGGACGTTGTGAATGCAGAGCAAGCAAGAATTGCGGAAGCAGCTGGAGCGGTAGCCGTTATGGCATTAGAACGAGTACCATCTGATATTCGTGCCGCTGGTGGAGTAGCACGTATGGCGGATCCACGAATTGTAGAGGAAGTGTTAAATGCTGTTTCGATTCCAGTTATGGCAAAAGCACGTATCGGTCATATTGTTGAGGCACGTGTATTAGAAGCAATGGGCGTAGACTACATCGATGAAAGTGAAGTATTAACACCAGCTGATGAAGAGTTCCACATTTTAAAAAGTGAATATACAGTACCATTTGTTTGTGGTTGCCGTGATTTAGGGGAAGCAGCACGCCGTATTGGAGAAGGAGCTTCTATGTTACGAACAAAAGGGGAACCAGGAACAGGAAATATCGTAGAAGCGGTTCGTCATATGCGTAAAGTACAAGCGCAAGTGCGTAAAGTTACAGTGATGAGCGATGATGAATTAATGACGGAAGCGAAAAATCTTGGAGCACCTTATGAAGTGTTAAAACAAATTAAAGAAGCAGGTAAATTACCAGTCGTGAACTTTGCAGCTGGCGGTATTGCCACACCAGCTGATGCGGCTCTTATGATGCAATTAGGAGCAGACGGTGTATTCGTTGGATCGGGTATTTTCAAATCAGAAAATCCAGAAAAATTCGCAAGCAGCATCGTGCAAGCGACTACTTATTACACGGACTATGAATTAATTGGGAAATTATCGAAAGAACTTGGCAGCCCAATGAAAGGAATCGATATTTCTAAATTAAATCCACAAGAACGTATGCAAGAGCGTGGTTGGTAA
- the ssuE gene encoding NADPH-dependent FMN reductase: MSQIVIISGSPAVPSRTDITLKYFESLVNEAGFSTVTYSVTDFAADDLVKGRYDSSDIVKFADVVKQADAVIIGSPVYKASYTGVLKSLLDLLPESVLKNKPVLPMMVGGSTRHLLAIDYSLKPLIGILKGQPLQGLYFVDGEIDKNDTAAPIKDKELLERIQSQIAELVEAIEKGKSAN, translated from the coding sequence ATGAGCCAAATTGTTATTATATCAGGAAGTCCAGCAGTACCTTCAAGAACAGACATCACACTAAAATATTTCGAATCATTAGTGAATGAAGCTGGTTTTTCGACTGTCACGTATTCTGTTACAGATTTCGCAGCTGACGATCTTGTAAAAGGTCGATATGATAGTTCAGATATTGTTAAATTTGCAGATGTGGTTAAACAAGCAGATGCTGTGATTATTGGATCTCCTGTTTATAAAGCTTCTTATACAGGTGTGTTAAAGTCTTTACTTGATTTATTGCCTGAAAGTGTTTTGAAAAACAAACCTGTTTTGCCAATGATGGTTGGTGGGAGTACACGTCATTTATTAGCGATTGATTACTCGTTAAAACCGTTAATTGGTATTTTGAAAGGACAGCCGCTCCAAGGTTTATATTTTGTTGATGGTGAAATTGATAAAAACGATACAGCTGCACCAATTAAAGATAAAGAATTGTTAGAACGTATTCAAAGCCAAATTGCTGAATTAGTTGAAGCCATTGAAAAAGGAAAATCGGCAAATTAA
- a CDS encoding AzlD domain-containing protein has protein sequence MEINMYILLVIVGSAIVTFIPRVVPLVLLSRIQIPEWGINWLKHIPVAVMAALLAQELLLSNNQFAISDNLLSLLAALPTFLVAIFSRSLLGTVLVGVISLMILRFFF, from the coding sequence ATGGAGATAAACATGTATATCTTATTAGTCATTGTTGGCTCAGCTATTGTTACTTTTATTCCAAGAGTTGTACCGTTAGTATTGCTAAGTCGTATTCAAATTCCAGAATGGGGCATTAATTGGTTGAAGCATATACCTGTAGCTGTTATGGCTGCTTTGCTTGCGCAAGAACTTCTATTATCAAACAATCAATTTGCTATATCGGATAACCTGTTATCTTTACTAGCTGCGTTACCCACATTTCTTGTCGCGATTTTTTCACGAAGCTTATTAGGCACTGTATTGGTGGGTGTCATATCATTAATGATTTTAAGATTTTTCTTTTGA
- the mug gene encoding G/U mismatch-specific DNA glycosylase — protein sequence MKELSDHLKHNLDILFVGFNPSLRSAETGHHYANPNNRFWRILFEAGITPRKYSSNEDYTLLGLGFGFTNIVARPTKSADEITKAEYIEGREQLKQKIIKYQPKIVCFVGKGVYQQYANKRNVTWGVQAQPMVSGTIDFVAPSSSGLVRMKMEEIVEIYQGLTRLLMEQKR from the coding sequence ATGAAGGAACTCTCAGACCATCTAAAGCATAACCTAGATATTTTATTTGTCGGCTTTAATCCAAGCCTTCGTTCTGCGGAAACAGGACACCACTATGCCAATCCTAATAATCGATTTTGGCGTATTCTTTTTGAAGCGGGCATTACGCCGAGAAAGTATAGTTCTAATGAAGATTATACATTATTAGGTCTAGGTTTCGGATTTACAAATATTGTTGCTAGGCCGACAAAAAGTGCCGATGAAATTACAAAAGCTGAATACATAGAAGGAAGAGAACAATTAAAACAAAAGATTATAAAGTATCAACCGAAGATTGTTTGTTTTGTAGGGAAAGGTGTTTATCAACAATATGCAAATAAGCGAAATGTGACCTGGGGTGTTCAGGCACAGCCAATGGTTTCTGGGACGATTGATTTTGTTGCTCCATCATCAAGTGGGCTTGTCAGAATGAAGATGGAGGAGATTGTGGAGATTTATCAGGGGTTAACGAGATTGCTTATGGAGCAAAAGAGATAA
- a CDS encoding AzlC family ABC transporter permease has product MNESALYYEEEDSFWQGVKDCVPTLLGYLSIGFAAGVVEKTAGLSIAEIALISLILYAGSGQFIAAGMIAAAHPISAIVFTIFFVNSRHLLLSAAIAPYFRKQTIGQNILTGALLTDETFGVAINHAQHKKQLNYKWMLGLNITAYLNWVLANIAGGFFGQWIPTPEKYGLDFALPAMFIGLLILQIMSHKKYFVDIIVALSAVLIVVISSFLFPGSAGVIIATIAAATIGMVIERWR; this is encoded by the coding sequence ATGAACGAAAGTGCATTATATTACGAGGAAGAAGATAGTTTTTGGCAAGGGGTTAAAGATTGTGTGCCTACTTTATTAGGCTATTTGAGTATCGGTTTTGCGGCGGGAGTTGTCGAAAAGACAGCGGGTTTAAGCATTGCTGAAATTGCCCTTATATCTTTAATTTTATATGCCGGATCTGGTCAGTTTATTGCGGCCGGGATGATTGCAGCTGCTCATCCGATATCAGCTATTGTATTTACCATTTTCTTTGTAAATAGTCGGCATTTATTATTAAGTGCAGCAATAGCTCCTTATTTTCGCAAGCAAACAATAGGGCAAAATATACTAACAGGCGCTTTGCTAACGGATGAAACATTTGGCGTTGCGATTAATCATGCACAGCATAAAAAACAGCTAAATTATAAATGGATGTTAGGATTAAACATTACAGCTTATCTAAATTGGGTTCTTGCTAATATAGCAGGTGGATTTTTCGGACAGTGGATTCCAACACCGGAGAAATATGGATTGGATTTTGCTTTGCCAGCGATGTTTATTGGGCTCCTTATTTTACAAATTATGAGTCATAAAAAATACTTTGTTGATATTATAGTTGCTTTAAGTGCCGTTTTGATTGTTGTTATTTCTAGCTTTCTTTTCCCAGGAAGTGCGGGCGTGATTATAGCAACAATCGCGGCGGCTACAATTGGGATGGTGATTGAGCGATGGAGATAA
- the pdxR gene encoding MocR-like pyridoxine biosynthesis transcription factor PdxR: MNTLACNLQRHSEIPLYEQLYLYIKNEIIEGRLSYGTKLPSKRQLIDVLQISQNTVESAYDQLRAEGYVEVIPRKGYYVQAFEDLEYVSSSQPEETANDEAPPETLYNFHPSHVDTEHFPFSQWRKYMKNTIDESQHHLLLLGEAQGEIALRREIAHYLYEARGVRCTSEQIIVGAGVEILLQQLFLLFGSETVYGVEDPGYHLILRMLQSYPNEVYPLEVDHEGVKVEAIKPSKIDIVYVTPSHHFPYGTVLSVNRRMQLLNWANASEKRYIIEDDYDSEFRYSGKTIPSLQSNDTNDKVIYLGSFSKSLMPSLRVSYMVLPKSLLQRYQAQLTFYHSTVSRIDQHVLTQFMRQGDFEKHLNRMRKVYRRKLEKVIHLLKPYDEQFSIIGEQSGLHIVLDVHNGMDEDTLVQKAAEARLKVYPLSAYSIEKIDKNAPKIILGFAGIHEDELENAVQLLLRAWGIK, encoded by the coding sequence ATGAATACATTAGCTTGTAACCTACAACGTCACAGTGAAATCCCTTTATATGAACAATTATATTTATATATTAAAAACGAAATTATTGAAGGCCGTTTAAGCTATGGAACAAAGCTTCCGTCTAAGCGGCAATTAATCGATGTATTACAAATTAGTCAAAATACAGTGGAATCAGCATATGATCAGCTTCGAGCAGAAGGCTACGTAGAAGTTATTCCGAGAAAAGGATATTACGTGCAAGCATTTGAGGATTTAGAATATGTCTCTTCGTCCCAACCTGAAGAAACAGCTAACGATGAAGCTCCTCCTGAAACGTTATACAATTTTCATCCGAGCCATGTCGATACCGAGCATTTTCCTTTTTCACAGTGGAGAAAATATATGAAAAACACAATTGATGAATCACAGCATCATCTTCTATTGCTGGGGGAAGCACAAGGAGAAATCGCGCTTCGTCGAGAGATTGCTCACTATCTATATGAAGCACGAGGAGTTCGTTGTACCTCTGAACAAATCATTGTCGGTGCTGGGGTTGAGATTTTATTACAGCAGCTTTTCTTACTATTTGGAAGCGAAACAGTCTATGGTGTAGAAGACCCAGGATATCATCTTATTTTACGAATGCTCCAATCGTATCCAAATGAAGTGTATCCGCTTGAAGTCGATCATGAAGGGGTCAAAGTCGAAGCAATCAAGCCATCGAAAATTGATATTGTGTATGTGACGCCTTCCCATCACTTTCCTTATGGTACCGTACTATCTGTTAATCGAAGAATGCAACTACTAAACTGGGCAAATGCTTCTGAAAAACGCTATATTATTGAAGATGATTACGATAGTGAATTTCGTTATAGCGGGAAAACAATTCCTTCATTACAAAGCAATGATACAAACGATAAAGTTATTTATTTAGGATCATTTTCAAAATCACTTATGCCATCACTTCGAGTTAGTTATATGGTTCTACCAAAATCATTATTACAGCGTTATCAAGCACAGCTGACCTTTTACCACTCAACGGTTTCACGCATTGACCAGCATGTACTTACACAATTTATGAGACAAGGAGATTTTGAAAAACATTTAAATCGAATGCGCAAAGTGTATCGACGTAAATTAGAAAAAGTAATTCACTTACTAAAGCCCTATGATGAACAATTTAGTATTATTGGCGAACAATCGGGGCTTCATATTGTGCTGGATGTTCATAATGGAATGGACGAAGATACGCTCGTACAAAAAGCAGCGGAAGCACGTTTAAAAGTATATCCACTGTCTGCCTATTCGATTGAGAAGATCGATAAAAATGCACCCAAAATTATTCTCGGCTTCGCTGGCATTCATGAAGATGAATTAGAAAATGCCGTACAACTTTTATTGAGAGCATGGGGGATTAAATGA
- a CDS encoding TIGR03943 family putative permease subunit produces the protein MRKYGAGFHKKLEALLLLASGLMIFKLYVSGNLSHILADRMLPFSIIALVLFSVISVCLFQSGKTHVSSCDCCGCETSKKKQVIYPYLLFGIPLFLGFIMTDFSLSEQALANKGLQNGTFSTKKMEEGSYDLEKDAIQVTDENYFEVFNHLYTFLDDMEGKQISLAGFVYREPDFPNNQIAIARLTMTCCIADASVYGFIFRGDVEKLKTNQWYEVQGKIGKETYKGEVIPVIRLNTFNQIQPPKEQYLSEYTSIE, from the coding sequence ATGAGGAAATATGGTGCTGGATTTCATAAAAAGTTAGAAGCATTGTTATTACTTGCGAGCGGCTTGATGATTTTTAAGTTATATGTGTCAGGTAATTTAAGTCATATTCTCGCTGATCGAATGCTTCCTTTTTCTATTATTGCGCTCGTTTTGTTTAGTGTGATTAGTGTATGTCTATTTCAAAGTGGTAAAACTCATGTTTCAAGCTGTGATTGCTGCGGATGTGAAACGTCAAAAAAGAAACAGGTTATATATCCTTACTTGCTTTTTGGTATTCCTCTTTTTTTAGGTTTTATAATGACAGATTTTTCACTAAGTGAACAAGCATTAGCGAATAAGGGGCTGCAAAATGGTACTTTTTCAACAAAGAAAATGGAAGAAGGTTCATATGATTTAGAAAAAGACGCTATTCAAGTAACGGATGAAAACTATTTCGAAGTTTTTAATCATTTGTATACGTTTCTAGATGATATGGAAGGTAAACAAATTTCTTTAGCAGGTTTTGTTTATCGTGAACCGGATTTTCCAAATAATCAAATTGCTATTGCTCGCTTAACGATGACTTGTTGTATTGCAGATGCTAGTGTATATGGTTTTATTTTTCGAGGGGATGTTGAAAAATTGAAAACGAATCAATGGTACGAAGTCCAAGGAAAGATAGGAAAAGAAACGTATAAGGGAGAAGTCATTCCAGTTATCCGGTTGAATACATTTAATCAAATCCAACCGCCGAAAGAGCAATATTTATCAGAATATACAAGTATTGAATAA
- a CDS encoding GTP-binding protein, with the protein MKQKKIPVTVLSGYLGSGKTTLLNHILANRENKKVAVIVNDMSEVNIDASIVKQGGFVRTDETLVEMQNGCICCTLREDLILEVEKLATKGDIDYIVIESTGISEPIPVAQTFTYVDESLGIDLSKFCRLDTMVTVIDANRFWQDFASGETLLDRKQAANDDDEREVADLLIDQIEFANVLVLNKTDLVVKDRLAELKAVLQALNPDANIIETVHSQLSLDQVLDTQLFDFETSSQSAGWMKELNEEHVPETEEYGIASFVFRRKKPFHPGRLMDWIENWPVEVVRAKGFLWLATRNNVAALLSQAGPSLTLEKAGEWIAAYSEEEQQQVLKEEPELLERWDAIYGDRMTELVLIGIGMDQKQITDSLDSCLLTDDEMNQDWANFYDPLPVFQN; encoded by the coding sequence ATGAAACAAAAGAAAATTCCGGTCACTGTACTCAGCGGGTATTTAGGTTCAGGGAAAACAACGTTACTTAATCATATACTTGCGAATCGTGAAAATAAGAAAGTGGCCGTAATCGTAAACGATATGAGTGAGGTCAATATTGACGCAAGTATAGTGAAGCAAGGCGGATTTGTCAGAACGGATGAAACATTAGTGGAAATGCAAAACGGCTGCATTTGCTGCACGCTTCGGGAAGATTTAATTCTTGAAGTAGAGAAGCTTGCTACCAAGGGTGATATTGATTATATTGTCATCGAATCAACGGGAATTAGTGAGCCGATACCAGTTGCTCAAACATTTACATATGTAGATGAAAGCCTTGGCATCGATTTATCAAAATTTTGCCGCCTAGACACAATGGTAACTGTTATCGACGCAAATCGATTTTGGCAGGATTTTGCTTCAGGCGAAACGTTACTCGACCGAAAGCAGGCTGCAAATGATGATGATGAAAGAGAGGTAGCTGACCTCCTCATTGACCAAATAGAATTTGCCAATGTCCTTGTTTTGAATAAAACGGATTTAGTCGTAAAAGATCGGCTAGCTGAGTTAAAGGCTGTCCTTCAAGCATTAAATCCCGATGCAAATATCATTGAAACCGTTCATTCACAGCTTTCATTGGATCAAGTACTTGACACCCAGTTATTTGATTTTGAAACATCAAGCCAAAGTGCTGGATGGATGAAAGAACTGAATGAAGAACATGTTCCTGAAACAGAAGAGTACGGGATTGCATCATTTGTTTTTAGAAGGAAAAAGCCATTTCATCCAGGACGTCTTATGGACTGGATTGAAAATTGGCCAGTTGAAGTGGTCCGTGCTAAAGGATTTCTTTGGCTTGCAACACGAAACAATGTGGCTGCCTTGCTTTCTCAAGCTGGTCCGTCATTAACTTTAGAGAAAGCAGGGGAGTGGATTGCGGCTTATTCAGAAGAAGAACAGCAGCAAGTTCTCAAAGAAGAACCTGAGCTTTTAGAACGCTGGGATGCAATATATGGAGACAGAATGACTGAATTAGTTCTAATTGGGATTGGAATGGATCAAAAGCAAATCACTGATTCATTAGATAGCTGCCTGCTAACGGATGATGAAATGAATCAAGATTGGGCCAATTTTTATGATCCACTGCCAGTTTTTCAAAACTAA
- a CDS encoding permease: MPIVIRYVGNVFLFLLALLLMVFFFIGQEIVDINAFLSSRWNSVFVVFLSIFLEALPFLLIGVLASAFIQLFVSEEMVQRCIPKNSIKALFFAIIAALVTPVCECAIIPVVRRLIQKGVPLHAGVVLLVAAPILNFIVFASTYYAFPNHPALFYGRILLCVITALLVGLFTLIFFNGKVEHVIYNYGELSHSMEGSKTSFSERWREFIQHFSQDFFSVVKYFIIGALIASCLQVFFNRSLLTELGEQSIFGTAAMMGFSYLLSLCSEADAFVAATFVNSFRPEAMLGFLVFGPMLDLKNTFVLFACFKPRFVLMFIIVVTCIVFSLSLLAGVIIEMGGL, from the coding sequence TTGCCTATCGTTATTCGTTATGTAGGGAACGTATTTCTTTTTCTTTTAGCACTATTATTGATGGTTTTCTTTTTTATAGGTCAAGAAATCGTGGATATTAACGCTTTCTTATCCAGTCGCTGGAATTCGGTATTTGTGGTGTTTCTTAGTATTTTCCTTGAAGCTCTTCCTTTTCTATTAATAGGTGTTCTAGCTTCAGCGTTTATTCAATTATTTGTTAGTGAAGAAATGGTTCAAAGATGTATTCCAAAAAATTCGATCAAAGCTCTCTTTTTTGCTATCATTGCAGCGCTGGTGACACCGGTATGCGAATGTGCGATTATTCCTGTTGTAAGGAGGCTTATTCAAAAAGGGGTTCCGTTGCATGCAGGAGTGGTCCTTTTAGTGGCGGCTCCAATCTTAAACTTTATTGTATTTGCCTCTACGTATTATGCTTTTCCGAATCATCCTGCCCTATTTTATGGAAGAATTCTTTTATGTGTGATAACAGCTTTGTTAGTTGGTCTCTTCACTCTAATATTTTTTAATGGAAAAGTTGAACATGTGATTTATAACTATGGTGAACTATCTCATAGTATGGAAGGGAGTAAAACCTCGTTTTCTGAAAGATGGAGAGAGTTCATTCAGCATTTTTCTCAAGATTTTTTCTCCGTCGTTAAGTATTTTATTATCGGGGCCTTAATCGCAAGTTGCTTGCAAGTATTTTTCAATCGTTCTCTATTAACTGAACTAGGTGAACAATCGATTTTTGGTACAGCTGCGATGATGGGATTTTCTTATTTGCTTTCCCTTTGCTCTGAAGCAGATGCTTTTGTTGCAGCCACATTTGTGAATAGTTTTCGTCCAGAAGCTATGTTAGGTTTTTTAGTATTTGGACCGATGCTGGATCTGAAGAATACGTTTGTGCTATTTGCTTGTTTTAAACCACGCTTTGTTCTTATGTTTATCATTGTGGTCACTTGTATTGTGTTTAGCTTATCCTTATTAGCTGGTGTCATCATAGAGATGGGAGGTTTATAA
- the rpmG gene encoding 50S ribosomal protein L33, translated as MRVKITLACTETGDRNYITTKNKRNNPDRIEFKKYCPRLKRVTLHRETK; from the coding sequence ATGAGAGTAAAAATTACGTTAGCATGTACAGAGACGGGAGACCGTAATTACATCACAACCAAAAATAAACGGAACAATCCAGATCGAATTGAATTTAAAAAATATTGCCCGCGATTAAAAAGAGTCACTTTGCATCGAGAAACAAAATAA
- a CDS encoding MerR family transcriptional regulator: MEYTVNKLAQLSGVSSRTLRYYDQIGLLKPARINSSGYRIYGQKEVDLLQQILFYRELEVRLEEIIEIIHQPTFNQTTALKKHYNNLKKKRARLDKIIATVEMTIASKEGGISMQDKQKFEGFKEKMIEDNEQKYGKEIREKYGDETVDASNAKLRGMSQEDYQAMAVLGEEILSLLEKAYETGDPASDVAQELAAKHKEWLMYSWPNYSKEAYAGLAEMYVADERFTAYYDKNVKGGTEFLRDAILIYLGMK; encoded by the coding sequence ATGGAATATACAGTAAACAAATTGGCGCAGTTATCAGGTGTGAGTAGCCGTACACTTCGCTACTATGATCAAATTGGATTACTTAAGCCGGCAAGAATCAATTCGTCCGGTTATCGCATTTACGGTCAAAAAGAGGTTGACTTGCTTCAGCAAATTTTATTCTATCGTGAGTTGGAAGTCCGTTTAGAAGAAATTATAGAAATAATACATCAGCCAACTTTTAATCAAACGACTGCTTTGAAAAAGCATTACAATAATCTAAAGAAAAAACGAGCCCGTCTTGATAAAATAATCGCGACTGTCGAGATGACAATTGCCAGCAAAGAGGGAGGGATATCTATGCAAGACAAACAAAAATTTGAAGGTTTCAAAGAAAAAATGATTGAGGATAACGAACAGAAGTATGGAAAAGAGATTCGCGAAAAATATGGAGATGAGACAGTAGATGCCAGCAATGCAAAATTAAGAGGCATGTCTCAAGAAGACTACCAAGCTATGGCTGTCTTAGGAGAAGAAATATTGTCATTGCTTGAGAAAGCATATGAAACAGGAGATCCTGCATCTGACGTGGCACAGGAACTTGCGGCAAAACATAAAGAATGGTTGATGTATTCATGGCCCAATTACTCCAAAGAAGCGTACGCTGGGCTGGCAGAAATGTATGTTGCAGATGAGCGCTTTACAGCTTACTATGATAAGAATGTTAAGGGCGGAACGGAATTTTTACGAGATGCGATTTTGATTTATCTAGGTATGAAGTAG
- a CDS encoding glycoside hydrolase family 15 protein, producing MNVNKAIEVLDRMRLSNGAYTASLSKDYSYVWIRDVVYTVLPFLTDSSDRYEKAYQALFDLFRNYEWKIDIHTEKKPIYLFEYIHSRYSTDLKEIPVEWGHAQNDAIGAFLWGVGEGFRHGKKVIRDERDLQIVQKLVDYLECLQYWQAIDNGMWEENMELHASSIGACVAGLNAVKMLVNVQEELIKKGEETLRFMLPRESETKETDLALLSLIYPYRVVDRKTALKIVQNVSNKLERTYGCIRYENDQYYNEGSEAEWCFGFPWLGLCYLELGMNNMAKQYIEKTKKIIPANFEVPELYIGGKNIPNGNTPLAWSVSLSYLFLIKMDNMRNEQVT from the coding sequence ATGAATGTAAACAAGGCCATTGAAGTTCTTGATCGGATGCGACTTTCGAATGGGGCATATACGGCCAGTCTCTCTAAAGATTATAGCTATGTTTGGATTAGAGATGTTGTTTATACCGTGCTCCCTTTTTTAACAGATTCTTCAGACCGTTATGAGAAAGCGTATCAGGCTTTGTTCGACTTATTTCGTAATTATGAATGGAAGATTGATATTCATACAGAGAAAAAACCAATTTATTTATTTGAATATATCCATTCTAGATACTCAACGGATTTAAAGGAAATTCCTGTTGAGTGGGGGCATGCTCAAAATGATGCCATTGGTGCTTTTTTATGGGGAGTAGGCGAAGGTTTTCGTCATGGGAAAAAAGTGATTCGTGATGAACGAGATCTCCAAATTGTTCAGAAGTTAGTCGATTATTTAGAGTGCTTACAATATTGGCAAGCAATCGATAATGGTATGTGGGAAGAGAATATGGAGCTGCATGCATCGAGCATTGGCGCCTGTGTTGCAGGATTAAATGCCGTCAAAATGCTTGTGAACGTACAGGAAGAACTAATTAAAAAAGGAGAAGAAACGTTACGATTTATGCTGCCTAGAGAAAGTGAAACAAAGGAAACAGACTTAGCTTTACTTTCACTGATTTATCCGTATCGAGTTGTAGATCGGAAAACCGCTTTAAAAATCGTACAAAATGTCTCCAATAAATTAGAAAGAACCTATGGCTGCATCCGTTATGAAAATGATCAATATTATAATGAAGGCAGCGAAGCTGAGTGGTGTTTTGGGTTTCCATGGCTTGGGCTATGCTATTTAGAACTAGGTATGAACAATATGGCGAAACAATATATTGAGAAAACGAAAAAAATTATCCCAGCTAATTTTGAAGTGCCGGAACTATATATCGGCGGCAAAAATATACCAAATGGAAATACCCCGTTAGCCTGGTCCGTTTCCTTATCGTATCTATTTTTAATAAAAATGGACAATATGCGCAATGAACAGGTAACTTAA
- the rpsN gene encoding 30S ribosomal protein S14, giving the protein MAKKSKVAKAIKQQKLVEQYAEIRKELKEKGDFAALNKLPRDSSPTRLHNRCAVTGRPRGYLRKFNMSRIVFRELAHKGQLPGVKKASW; this is encoded by the coding sequence ATGGCTAAAAAATCAAAAGTGGCTAAAGCCATCAAACAACAAAAATTGGTTGAACAATATGCGGAAATTCGCAAAGAATTAAAGGAAAAAGGTGATTTTGCAGCGTTAAATAAATTACCTCGTGATTCTTCACCAACACGATTGCATAATAGGTGTGCGGTAACGGGCAGACCAAGAGGATATTTACGTAAATTCAACATGTCTCGTATCGTTTTTCGTGAGCTTGCACATAAAGGGCAACTACCAGGTGTGAAAAAAGCTAGTTGGTAA
- a CDS encoding YezD family protein, with product MDIFQRLQEMLASMKYGSITLVIQDGKVIQVERNEKVRIK from the coding sequence ATTGACATCTTTCAACGCCTTCAAGAAATGTTAGCTTCTATGAAGTATGGATCGATTACATTAGTGATTCAAGATGGAAAAGTGATTCAAGTGGAGCGCAATGAGAAAGTAAGAATTAAATGA
- the pdxT gene encoding pyridoxal 5'-phosphate synthase glutaminase subunit PdxT gives MTTIGVLDLQGATIEHIQQLEGLGVDALLVKKPEQLQQIDGLIIPGGESTAIGKMMKRYDFIEPIQQFASLGQPIFGTCAGLVLLAKDLGGAEDSHLNLMDISVQRNGFGRQRDSFEIDLSIKGIDQPVPAVFIRAPYIESVGNNVDILATHDDKIVAAKQNNLLVSSFHPELTDDRHFLQLFINMVESRLQSQ, from the coding sequence ATGACGACAATTGGCGTATTAGATTTACAAGGAGCAACGATTGAACATATTCAACAATTAGAAGGTTTAGGTGTTGATGCGCTGCTTGTAAAGAAACCGGAGCAGTTACAACAAATTGATGGGCTTATTATTCCTGGAGGAGAAAGTACGGCAATCGGTAAAATGATGAAACGTTATGATTTTATTGAGCCGATTCAACAATTTGCATCTTTAGGACAGCCGATTTTTGGAACCTGTGCGGGTCTTGTATTACTTGCTAAAGATTTAGGTGGAGCGGAAGACAGCCATTTAAATCTAATGGATATTTCCGTACAACGAAATGGATTTGGTCGTCAGCGTGATAGTTTTGAAATAGATCTTTCAATTAAAGGTATCGATCAGCCCGTTCCTGCTGTCTTTATTCGTGCCCCTTATATAGAAAGCGTTGGAAACAATGTCGATATATTAGCAACGCATGATGATAAAATTGTTGCTGCTAAGCAAAACAATCTTCTTGTTAGCTCGTTTCATCCAGAATTAACGGACGATCGTCATTTTTTACAGTTGTTTATTAATATGGTGGAAAGTAGGCTTCAATCTCAATAA